The DNA sequence GTTCGATTTCGACGTAGCTGAGAGCATCAGCGGTGACCGCACCAAACAATTCCGGCTCGCTCGAATCAGATTCGCTCTCGTCGCGCTCATCGCTCATCGGTGGTTTGGGTGGTGGCAAGATCTTCGCCGACTCGAGACGGTGGGTTAGCCGGATCGTTTCAGAACCGGCTACCGCTTGTCCGACGTCACCGAACAGGGCCAAGCCTGCCATCTCGGTCCCGTGACCCCAGGTGTCGTGGCGGGGCCACGTCGGGTCGGCGACCTGGCAGTCGCGTGCGTCCAGCGAGGTCTTCAGCAGTGGGTGTTCCCAGTAGACCCCGCTATCGACGACGCACACAGCCGGCGATCTGTCGTCCGCCGCCTCTATCCGGTCGAGTAGCTCGTCCGTCCACTCCCGCTGTTCGACGGCATCGCTGGCGGCGAGAAAGTCGGTGGGGTCGTGTGGTCGTCGTAGCTCGGCGAGATCGTCGAGGATGTCGACAGAGGTGGCAAGTTGTTCGACCGTCCCGTGCAAGAGAATGACGGATCGCTCACCAAACCCGAGCGTCTGCCTTCCAACTCGCATTCCGGTTGCCTCGGCGTAGGCGCGCAGTCGCGTGACTTCCTGCCCATCACGACGGCGCAGCCAGACCTCCCACCACACCGATTGCTGTGGATCCGGGAACTCTTGCGGAGGATCTGTCCACAGACTTTCGATCGATGCTGCCCGAATCTCTTGGATTCGATCGATGGCCGGACTGTTCTTCGGCTTCTTCTCACCCGCCGATTCGAGATAAGCGGAGACACGGTCGAGGAAGTACTTCATGGTGCCATCGGGCACGAACACTGTTGCCCGCTCGACGACTTGGCCACTGCTGTCCAATCCCTCTTGGACCGACCGCAGCTCCGGATGAACCTTCCCTTGCCGAGGGTCGAGAGTGTGCAGTGCCAACTCGATTCCGGGGAAGCTCTCGAAAACGACGTACGTTCCCTCCACAGCCCCGTCGACAGTGACGTCGATATTCTGGCGGCGGGCCCGCGCGTCCGCCTCGACTTGCCGCAGGTCGCCACGAAGCTTCGTGCCGTGTGCTACTCGGTCAGGTGGTGGCGCGAGCGCCGGGGTGTCCATGTCACGTGACGGCGGACGGTACTCCGCTGCGCGTGCGGTGGAAATGAACAAGTGCGGCTTGTCGCGCTCTGCCATGTCATCCTTAGATTAAGTTAGCTCACATGCCCGCGGCGCTCGCGAAGCGCCAACCGCAGACTTGCGGTAGTCACCTGCTTGGCGCCCGAGAGAATCACTTCCTTAGCGGCCAAATCGCTTGCGATGGCTATCTCGCCGTGGCTGAGTCCCTCAGTATCTGCAGCGAGTTTAGACCATTCCAGTCGACCCACCGGCACATTAGCCAGCCGGTTGCGGATCACCTGGCGCGCAATGTCAGGCGATGGCAAGGGATAATCGATCACCGTGTCGAAGCGACGGAACATCGCCCGGTCCAAGAGCTGCGGGTGATTCGTCGCGGCGACGACCAGGCTGTCTGATTGATCCATCTCGAGAAACTGCAGGAACGAGTTGAGTACCCGCCGGATCTCGCCGACGTCGTTTGCCGAGCCCCGCTCACCAGCGAGCGCGTCGATCTCATCGAAGAGATACACCCCACGGGTTTCCGACAGCGCGTCGAAGATCAGCCTCAACTTAGCAGCCGTCTCGCCCATGAATTTGGTGATCAGGCCGTCGAGACGTACCTGGAACAGTGGCAATCTCAACTCGCCCGCCAGCACGTGCGCGGACATCGTCTTCCCAGTCCCGGGAGGACCAGTCAACAAGAGTCGCCGCATCGGCAGATAGCCGTGTGACCGCAAGCGGTCGCCTTGCCGCTGCTCCAGCAGGACCCGCTCGAGGCGAGTCCGCACCGACTGTTCCAAGACGAGATCCGACAGTACCAAGTCCGGGTAGGAGACGCTGAGCAACTGTGCGAGTTCACCGCGCGGCTGAGCAACCGATACGACCGGGGTCACCCTCCGGTGACTCTCCTGGACACGCAGACCGTCCACGAGATCGCGCAGATCTTGCGCGAAGCGATTCTGCCCATTGCGGGCGGCGCCGGCCGCAACTTGGAGCGCAACGGTATAGAACCGAGAGTTGTCCCCTTCTGCATGGCTCTTCACGAGCGCCTTCACCTGATCAGCGGTTGCCACCAGTCACCTCCTTTCGCTCGGCTCGTGTCTGCCTGATTATTGCAGGAGCGACCCACAAGGTTTCACGCGCTCGGCAACATAAGTGCAGCTAGGGAAAGCAGCCGGAGATCCCTCGCAGCCGAAGCGATGCGAGACCCCAGATTGGACACGCCGTGCGTGGGTCTTGAGATGACCTGGTCAACTCGCGGCCGCCCCCTTTGCCCGGTCTGTTCAGAATTTAAGATTCGCTGTTCCACCATGACACGTCGGCCCCAAGCGGGTCGGCAATTGCCTCGTCCGCCGGTTCGGCGATTGCCTCTTCCGCAACGAGCTTCAGATAGGCCATGTAGTCGCCGAGCGTGCGCATGCCGAAGAGCTTGTCGTCGGGAATCGTGACCCCGAACGCGTCCTCTATTTGCGCGGCAATCTCGACCATTGTTGACATGTCCTCAATGCCGAGGTGCTCCACCAACGAGGTCTGCGGGGTGAGATGGGACCGCTCGATGCCAGTCACCGCCACGATGATCTCAGCCACAGCGGAGAAGGCCACAACCTCCCGCGAGCCAGGACTACGTTGCACAGGAGACCGCGGTGGACGGCTGGCTGCCCCCGACAACAGTTCACGGACCTGCTGGTCGAAGAGGTGATCGGCCGAGCAGTCCTCCGAGGTCTGCTTCTCGTCTTCCTCTGCCAAACGACGGGCGAGCCGCTCGGCACGCAACCTGGGGATCCGGCTACGCAGAGCACGGGCTTCGGGCGTCCCCAGCGGAGATTCCTCAATCAGGCGACGAAACTCTTCCAACCCCTTAGCGTCGGGATCGTTGTATTCAGTCATTGCTGTTCCCCTCCGTCCGGGAGGCTCTGCGGCGGATACGGCGCAGAGTGTTGCGGACCGATTCCTCGGTCTGGTCGCCTAGGGCATCCGCGATCTCTTTGAACGTCAAGCCGTCGGCGCGGAGCCTGACTATCTTCATTTCACGTTCGCCGTGAACGCACTTAAAAGCACGGGCGAGTTCGTCGCGATTCATCACCGTGTGTTCAGGGTCGGGTTCGGCGGGTCTTCTTAGTGGGTGGGGATTGTGTTCGGTATGGCGTTGAATAACCTCGGGCTCGAAGCTGCACTCGGAGTGGCGCCATTTCCCCTGGTCTCGCTGCCACCTTCTGAATTCGTTGCTGAACACCAGTAGGCAGGTCGTCGTGAAGTATGACGTGATGTCGGCGCCGCCGTCCTCTCGCCATCCCGTGCCGTTGCGGCACCGTTGCTGAAACAGCTTCAAGGCGGCGAATACCACGCCGTGGGCGAGATCACCGCGCTGATGTTCGTCTGTGCGCAACAGTTGCCGCTCGGCGCTGGTCGCAGGAACTCCGCGCCCTAGCTGGTGGGCCTCTTTGTAGATCTGCCCTGACTTGATCCATTTGTTGAGTAATCCGAGCGCGTACCGCGAAAGCTCGATGACCAGTTCGTCCCATCGTGGGCCGCGGAACCCGTCGGCCTTGACGATGTCGAACACCTTGATCGCCCCCTGGTTTCGACGCTGTTCATCATTGTCTGCCAGGTTCGCGTCGTCAGCGGGGAATTCGGGGGGTATGTCGAGCGGCGCGGTCACGGCCTCCACGGAAGGGTGAGGGCCTTCCGAGGTTGCCGCTGGTCTCGTGGAAGCGGGCCCGCCCTGATCGCAGTCGTTGACGAGATGGTTCCGGAGGTCGCCGGTATCGACCGGGTTGTCGTCCTCCCTCCTGCCCTCCGCGTCGTCGTCGTGGAATGAGCTCACATCGTGCAGGGTTCGGGGCGGCCAGCCATCATCGGCCTCGTCTCCGTTGGACCAGTCCAAACTCGCGTTCGTCAACTAGCCCACCTCCTTCTGGCATCCAGATATGGGGGTTATATGTGCGCTCACCCCGCGTCGAGACCACCGCCTATATGTGATTTACATCACACCCTCTTGGTTGGGTTCAACTATTGCCGATCGGACATATCACTCCTGGTAGACGGGCAGTTCCGCCCGTCGAATCGAGCAGGAGGGGATCTCATGACCGAGTTACGAGGACAGACCCAAGGCAATGGGGCAACTCCGGAAGGCTCGACGACTAAGCGTTGGATGGGACGGGTGACCGCGC is a window from the Rhodococcus jostii RHA1 genome containing:
- a CDS encoding AAA family ATPase, with the protein product MATADQVKALVKSHAEGDNSRFYTVALQVAAGAARNGQNRFAQDLRDLVDGLRVQESHRRVTPVVSVAQPRGELAQLLSVSYPDLVLSDLVLEQSVRTRLERVLLEQRQGDRLRSHGYLPMRRLLLTGPPGTGKTMSAHVLAGELRLPLFQVRLDGLITKFMGETAAKLRLIFDALSETRGVYLFDEIDALAGERGSANDVGEIRRVLNSFLQFLEMDQSDSLVVAATNHPQLLDRAMFRRFDTVIDYPLPSPDIARQVIRNRLANVPVGRLEWSKLAADTEGLSHGEIAIASDLAAKEVILSGAKQVTTASLRLALRERRGHVS
- a CDS encoding acyl carrier protein yields the protein MTEYNDPDAKGLEEFRRLIEESPLGTPEARALRSRIPRLRAERLARRLAEEDEKQTSEDCSADHLFDQQVRELLSGAASRPPRSPVQRSPGSREVVAFSAVAEIIVAVTGIERSHLTPQTSLVEHLGIEDMSTMVEIAAQIEDAFGVTIPDDKLFGMRTLGDYMAYLKLVAEEAIAEPADEAIADPLGADVSWWNSES
- a CDS encoding RNA polymerase sigma factor → MTNASLDWSNGDEADDGWPPRTLHDVSSFHDDDAEGRREDDNPVDTGDLRNHLVNDCDQGGPASTRPAATSEGPHPSVEAVTAPLDIPPEFPADDANLADNDEQRRNQGAIKVFDIVKADGFRGPRWDELVIELSRYALGLLNKWIKSGQIYKEAHQLGRGVPATSAERQLLRTDEHQRGDLAHGVVFAALKLFQQRCRNGTGWREDGGADITSYFTTTCLLVFSNEFRRWQRDQGKWRHSECSFEPEVIQRHTEHNPHPLRRPAEPDPEHTVMNRDELARAFKCVHGEREMKIVRLRADGLTFKEIADALGDQTEESVRNTLRRIRRRASRTEGNSND